In one window of Streptomyces roseofulvus DNA:
- a CDS encoding integrase, whose translation MTAAPRHAVDAAAPAAADTIAVGDTVRFRGADWVVTAFHGPRLFLDVAEPMEPEEPAEPLIILQTAVTSAPDFAVLNRAAPRSTLPGRIGEFHALPRDVRKAAEKWERHVKEVLHQQAPNVPATTPPNPAFDPKRRTLRQRYQAKADQLTQAGVPVSAATVERKCAVWRKEGLMGLVDKRHLRTANPHGRVDGRVVDIVWEILDDERARGLSPGTLSRLIDRVEQTVRVRYAKLLADPKTARGLVNSPATFYRLLERLGITAENAHTAAARQAAGSAISAARSDSRRATWARWPGELMQIDTTGLDVLVLGDDGRVISVELTIAIDVATRSIVGSLIVPKRTGRTGGTGRWLAGRATRSFDTMQVVAQTTAPLPARPGWAPETFMEGSDLPFEDLLAADPRFAGSAARPVIKPETLVIDHGSPFISADFTRACHSLGIEVREARLRTAPDKAIVERAMRAVKTGFSQYLATYTHHRLDLRGKRVRKQPLWTIPQLQELFEQWVVLHWQQTPHGALRSPFTPGLRLTPNQMYAALVSLRGYRSTTLAEQENRKLLPAVWVRVSRKGFQINNRTYNLGRGKLDPCRGSSGITAQQGRWEVHYSPDHPEVAWLFNHRAEPGTDPWIEVPFIHRRLLSDRWTEETWAEALHIHLAAGGSRRDEAAITRATARLLRTATAGPQATTPTSKPTPRPAAPSRPALPAPAEPYGDLPPLDPESVRPFRSLDRPAGDLFDASEPARGAGQSLDEFLASLPGLHPPTSTDPRPISKTDGRPRPEKTLRADNSPASPPPGGLPSDEPDSARQGDDQ comes from the coding sequence ATGACCGCAGCTCCCCGGCACGCCGTAGACGCGGCGGCGCCGGCCGCTGCTGACACCATCGCGGTGGGCGACACCGTCCGCTTCCGTGGTGCCGACTGGGTGGTCACCGCCTTCCACGGACCTCGTCTCTTCCTCGACGTCGCGGAGCCGATGGAACCCGAGGAGCCGGCAGAGCCACTGATCATCCTGCAGACGGCAGTGACCTCCGCCCCCGACTTCGCCGTGCTGAACCGGGCGGCCCCGCGCAGTACGCTGCCTGGCCGCATCGGCGAGTTCCATGCCCTGCCACGCGACGTACGCAAGGCCGCCGAGAAGTGGGAACGGCATGTCAAGGAGGTACTGCACCAGCAGGCCCCGAACGTTCCCGCCACCACTCCACCCAATCCGGCCTTCGACCCCAAGCGCCGTACCCTGCGCCAGCGGTACCAGGCCAAGGCCGACCAGCTCACCCAGGCCGGAGTGCCGGTGTCCGCGGCCACCGTGGAACGAAAATGCGCGGTCTGGCGCAAAGAAGGCCTGATGGGCCTGGTCGACAAACGACACCTGCGCACCGCGAACCCGCATGGACGCGTCGACGGGCGAGTGGTCGACATCGTCTGGGAGATCCTGGACGACGAGCGGGCCAGAGGTCTGTCACCGGGAACGCTGTCCCGGCTGATCGACCGGGTGGAGCAGACGGTCCGGGTCCGCTACGCGAAGCTGCTGGCCGATCCGAAGACCGCCCGGGGGCTGGTGAACAGTCCGGCGACGTTCTACCGGTTGCTGGAGCGGCTGGGGATCACCGCGGAGAACGCACACACTGCCGCGGCCCGGCAGGCGGCCGGGTCCGCCATCTCGGCGGCACGGTCTGACTCCCGGCGGGCGACATGGGCCCGCTGGCCCGGGGAGCTGATGCAGATCGACACCACCGGGCTGGACGTCCTCGTCCTGGGGGACGACGGGCGGGTCATCTCCGTGGAGCTCACGATCGCGATCGACGTGGCCACCCGCAGCATCGTCGGCTCGCTGATCGTGCCCAAGCGGACCGGCCGCACCGGCGGGACCGGGCGGTGGCTCGCCGGGCGGGCCACCCGTTCCTTCGACACCATGCAGGTCGTCGCCCAGACCACAGCCCCGCTTCCCGCGCGGCCGGGCTGGGCGCCGGAAACCTTCATGGAAGGCTCCGACCTACCCTTCGAGGACCTCCTGGCGGCCGACCCCCGATTCGCCGGGTCCGCTGCCCGGCCCGTCATCAAGCCCGAGACGCTCGTCATCGACCACGGCTCGCCGTTCATCTCGGCGGACTTCACCCGCGCCTGCCACTCCCTGGGCATCGAGGTACGCGAGGCAAGGCTACGCACCGCGCCCGACAAGGCGATCGTCGAGCGCGCCATGCGGGCGGTGAAGACCGGCTTCAGCCAGTACTTGGCCACCTATACCCACCACCGCCTGGACCTGCGCGGCAAACGCGTCCGCAAGCAGCCCCTGTGGACGATCCCCCAGCTCCAGGAGCTGTTCGAGCAGTGGGTGGTCCTCCACTGGCAGCAGACCCCCCACGGGGCGCTCCGTTCCCCCTTCACCCCCGGGCTGCGCCTGACTCCCAACCAGATGTACGCAGCGCTGGTGTCCCTGCGCGGCTACCGGTCCACCACCCTGGCCGAGCAGGAGAACCGCAAACTCCTGCCGGCCGTCTGGGTGCGGGTCAGCCGTAAGGGCTTCCAGATCAACAACCGCACCTACAACCTCGGCCGAGGCAAGTTGGACCCGTGCCGAGGGTCCTCCGGGATCACAGCTCAGCAGGGGCGCTGGGAGGTCCACTACTCCCCCGACCACCCGGAGGTGGCCTGGCTGTTCAACCACCGGGCCGAACCGGGCACCGACCCATGGATCGAGGTGCCCTTCATCCACCGCCGGCTGCTCAGTGACCGGTGGACCGAGGAGACATGGGCCGAGGCCCTGCACATCCACCTTGCCGCCGGCGGCAGCCGCCGCGACGAGGCCGCCATCACCCGCGCCACCGCCCGACTGCTGCGCACCGCCACCGCCGGCCCCCAGGCCACCACCCCCACGAGCAAGCCAACTCCGCGCCCGGCTGCGCCGTCCCGTCCGGCGTTGCCGGCGCCTGCCGAGCCCTACGGCGACCTGCCGCCTCTGGACCCGGAATCCGTCCGCCCGTTCCGGTCCCTCGACCGCCCGGCAGGAGATCTCTTCGATGCATCCGAGCCCGCCCGGGGCGCGGGCCAGAGTCTTGACGAATTCCTGGCCTCCCTGCCCGGCCTCCACCCGCCAACCTCCACCGATCCCAGGCCCATAAGCAAGACCGACGGCCGGCCCCGCCCGGAGAAGACCCTCCGGGCCGACAACAGCCCCGCCTCTCCCCCGCCCGGCGGCCTGCCCAGCGATGAACCGGACAGCGCACGGCAAGGAGACGACCAGTGA